ACAGGGCGATTAAAAGCTTTAAAGCTTCGATGTTGCAATGGCTTTGGTTATTTGAAGAGGACAAACGAAGAGAGAGGCTGTTAAAAGAGTGGTTTAGTGATACTAAGCGAGAAGGAGATAAGCATGGATTTAAATTCTATTGAGGAGGCCGAAGGCCGACAAATCAATCTCTAATTATCCCTGTTAATAAGATTAACAGCGAGTTTCAGTATAATATCCCGCTCAGAAGGATTACTTTCAGCCATCATAAGCGTAAGAGCTACCAATGCATTATCCGCCAAGCGCTTTGAACCATCGCCCCTGTACAGAATCTTATTTTTCTCCAGAAACCATAAAAAGATAGAAGCTGCAATGCGTTTATTCCCATCGACAAATGAATGATTCTTTACAATGAAATATAAAAGATTTGCCGCTTTTTCTTCGACGCTCGGATATAACTCTTTGTTATCAAATGTCTGATAGATCGTATCTATCGAACTCTTGAAGGATCTATCTTTTTCTTTCCCGAAAATGGAAGAAGAGCCGAATTTCCTCTTTAAATCTTCAACTGCTTTTATAGCACCCTCATAATCAAGCCTGAATTTCTCCTCAGCGGTTGTTTTGGTTATTTTAAGTTTTTTATTGTCATAGTCATCCAGCAATCCAAGCCCATAGCTATAATCGCTTATGACATCCAAAAGCCCCACAGCCTCTTTATAATCAAGTTCTTTACGCGTTTTAATAGAGCCTACGAGCTTTATGGATCTTTGTAGGGCGTCTAATTTTTCACTCTTTTCTTTAAGTCGGCGTTCATTCAGGGTGTAGCCATCAATCAGATGTCTTTTAAGCACATTTGTAGCCCATATGCGAAAACGTGTGCCATTTTGTGATTTAACCCGATAGCCAACTGATATAACAACATCCAGACTATACATGTTTGTATTGTAAGATTTTCCGTCACTGGCAGTTATCCGGAATTTCCGGATAACTGATTTTTTCTCTAACTCTTTTTCGTTGAATACGTTAAGAATGTGCTCGTTTACAGTTCTGATGTCTTTTTGGAACAATAAAGACATCTGTTTCTGGCTCAACCAAACAGTATCCTGCTCTAGTGCTACATCAATCTTAATCTCCTTATCCCCGGTCTGGTAAATCGCGATCTCGCCCCTTGGGGCGTTTTTGATTTTGTCCATAACACACCTCCCTTTAGTATATAAGACACATTACACCCCTTGATTTCTTTCAAAAATCTTTACTTTCTTGAGTTGATTGGGTTGACAAAAGCGAGTTCGTGATGTAAACTATAAATACAACTAAATAAAAAGTCCCGAGTTCGAAGGAAAAAATCCCGGACTTAAATAAAGTAAAACCTTCATTAGTGCTTACCAAGGCCTAGTGAGGGTTTTTTGCGTTTAAGGGACTGAAGTCGTACGTTAGGAAGGGGGAATCTGCGACCATAAACAATTAAAACCTTCTTTTGCTGAAAGCTGACAGCTGATGGCTGAAAGCTAACAAAAGGAGGTTTCTATGGTAGTTTTAAAATTTATGCGGTTCGTATTAATAATAATTGCATTCCTCGCCACATTCTTCCCGATCTATATCAACATCTCTGCGTTTGCGATCGAACCTGACGAAGAAGATGCCTACATCGTTCTCCTTGACGAAAGTCGTAAGGAAATACACGAGGATGGCTCCTACACATCCACCATTCATGTAAAATACAAGATACTTAAAGAAGACGCCCTGGATTGGCTCGGCGAAAAAGAGATAGATTATCTCTCTGTTACAGAAAAAGTAGAGATAATAAAAGCCCTGGTCATAAAGCCTAATGGCAGGAAGATTCGCGCAAAAAAGATACAGGACGTTTCTCCGTATTCAGGTTACCCATCATATACTGACCTCAAGACAAAGATCATCACCATGCGGGACATGGCAGTGGATGATGTCCTGGAATTTAAATATAAGATCATTGCCAGGCATTCCAAGATGCCAGGCCAGACATGGGGCACTTTTTATTTTTTTGATAGCGCGCCTATGGATGTTTCGCGGTTCATATTGACTGCTCCTGTCGCAACCCAAATAAACATAAAGAGCGAAAATCTTGACATAGAGCCGGTCATCACATATTCAAAGGATGGCGCCACAAAGACATACACATGGGAGAGAAAAGATTGCCCTAAGGTAGAACAGGAACGCATGATGCCGAGCGTGCGCGACTTCTGCCCGTACCTTACCTATTCGACCATCGACGACTGGCAAGAAATAGCCATATGGTTCTGGGATATAGCGAAGGATAAGATGTTTGCCACGCCCCAGATCGCAGAAGCTGCCAGAGGCATAACAGCTTCCTCAGAAAACAAAAAGGATAAGATAAGAGCCCTTATGCGATACTTCCAGGATAATATCCGCTACGTTTCCATGAGTTTTGGCCTCAATGCCTTTGAGCCCCATCCTGCGCACGAAGTCTTTGAAAATAAATACGGCGATTGCAAGGACCAGGCAGTCCTTCTTATTGCCATGTTAAAATCGCTTGGTATAGACGGCTATCCTGTCCTTGTGAGATACGGCGAAAAGGCCTATCCACTGGCGAGAGTAGCACCGTCACCGGCGCAATTTTCACATATGATCGTGTATACCAATATAGACGGCCAGGATCTATGGCTTGACCCGCTTGAAGAAGGCATTGATCTGGGCGAGATCCCGTATTCGCTCACAGAGGAAAGGCTCTTTATTATTAGGCCGGGAGGAGGCGAGTTTATTGATATTCCTGAGATGCCGCTGGACAAAATGACCTATACAATAAAAAGGACATTTTTTCTTGAATCAGATGGCTCGTGCACAGGTATGGTTGAATCCATGCCCAACTCTGTTAACAGCGCTTCACTTAGATCCACCATAGAAGATTACACTGCCAGGGAAATGGATAGGCTGAAAGCTGCCATGCTCAACAGGGTCGCGGCGGGAGGAAAGATAATAGACACCTATATCACGGACCCAAAAGACTTCTCCAGGCCATTCTCCTTAATGATAAAGTTCGAATCAGATTCATGGGCGCCAACCATGGGAGACTTTATGATACTCCCATCGATGAGCCCCATGTTCGAGAATCCATTTGATCTGCCTGAAAAAGAACGCGACTTCCCCGTAGAATATTATAACTCCTCAATTAGCAGGGAAATAATAATATTAAATATCCCAAAGGGCTTTCACTTTGAATATATCCCTAAAAATTATGAAAAGGCCCTGCCGGTATGTAAATACATGCTTACCAGCCAGGTCCACAACGGCCGCCTGGTAATGATCTCGGATAGCCACTGGTTTCCCGGGAAGATCCCTGTCAAAGACTACGCCCTCGTGCAGGATTTCTTCATAGATCTTCAGAACGAGGCGCGCAAGGCGATAATAATAAAGAAGGAGGAGGAGAGATGAATAGAAAAAATATACCGCGGTTATTTTTGATACTATCCCTTGCAGCTTACCTGATAAATCCCGGGCATCTGGCCAGAGCCACATACGAAAAGACAGGCAATTACCTTGAAGAATATCTCAGCACTTATAATATATCCTTTCTAATCAATGCTGACCTGAACAATGACGGCAAAGAAGAAAAAGTCACCATCTACAGACAATGGGATGGCGAGAATCCCGATTGGAGCGACGACCAGTGGTATATTTTGCTAATCTCTGATCATAAGGGCAATGTTTTGTACATGAAGGATATTTCTTACTTCCAGGAAGTGGGAAGCTTTGCAGTAAAAGACAGAGACGGCGACGGCCTAAAGGAAATCATCATATCGCTCAATGCCAACGAGCACTGGTCGCCCAAGACCTACACCTATGGCTGGAAGGGTGACGGGTATGAGGTTGTTTCAGAAGGAAGAGGGGAGATAGAGCCATGATAAAAATACTTCCACTGATCTTAATATTACTATGTTCCGGTGTATCTTTCGCAGAGGACATTGATGAAAACCCGCCACATATCACTGAAGAGATGAAGGCCAAGATATACAGGCTTGAACGGGCAATGGATGCCCTGGCAGAAGACCCGGATAACCCAGAGCTTCTTTATGAAAAAGCGGTTGCCATGCTCGAGTCACTAGGGCCTATGTTTAGCCTCAGGACCGCCACAAACGCTTTATTGCGGGCCATTGAGCTAGATCCTGACAATGAAAAGTATAAAGCCTATCTGGGCCAGGTATATGATTCCTTCTGGAACCCCGCGGATTATAGTGTAAGTGAAAAGGACCTAAAGCAAACACCGCCAGGCGAGCTCCAGAATCTCAATGAATTACAGGCGATCAAGGATAGGGTGAAGAACCTAGTTGCGAAGTAATTCTTAACCCCAACCGCGTAGGTTGCCGCTTTTTGGCATCCTACGCGGTTGAAGAGGAATAAATAATGGTTGTATTAGAAGGTGGAAACGGAAACAGCATTAAAGTGTTAATCGTAGATGACGAGAGGCTGCTGATAGATAATTATATGGCCCTTCTTGGCAGCGAGAGATACGAGTTTTCAACAGCTACAGATGGCTCGGAAGCCATGGATAAACTCAGAAGAAACCATTATGATATGCTGATTACAGACTGGTGCCATCCTCCGGGGCTAGATGGAATAGGACTCCTGAGAGAAGCAAAGATACTAAACAAGGATATAGTTGTGATCCTCATAAGCGGCTATTTAAGTGATGAAGGCATTAACAGGGCAAAAGAATTAGGGTGTTTCGCCTACGGGTCAAAACCTTTCCATCTAAAAAAACTGAGGACTGTTATCACAAAGGCATTTGCGGAGCGAAAGAGGTATCTTAGATGAATAAAAACAGCAGTGGTAGCAGTAGACCAGGTTTAAACCTGGTCTACTGCTCACGCCCTTGTAAATCCCCCACATTTCCTTTTGACTTCCCCCATCTAAAGAGCTACTATATATAAAAATCAACATAACCAGGAGGACCTTATGGCAAAAGGCGGCTGGGTAGTAAAACTCACCGACACAGAAATAGTACGATGTCATACTATAAGCTTTGATTATGATACATGGGAGTATACAGTAAATAACAAAGAGCGAAAAAGATTCCCTGACGGGATTTCAACCATAAAGATCGAGGTTGGCGAAGATTAATTGTATAATTAATAGCTATGAAACAACTATTCCTTAAACTATCACTCCTAATCCTACTAATCACCCCGGCCTCAAGCTATGCCGCTGATTTCCATGCCGCTCAGGTCGCGGATATCTCTGATCGTAAGTACGAATCTGCTATTATCGAGCTATTAGACGGAGCTAAAGAATCTATCCTGATCTCAATGTATGTCATGAGTCCCACGACCGAGCCAGTAGCCTTACTGCTAAATGACCTAAAAGAGGCATTGGAACGCGGAGTTACAGTAGAGATATACCTAAATACCCGCTTTAAGTCAGATAACACCTTTAAATTAACCAAGCATTTCAAAGACCTGGAACGTAGCGGCGCCAAGATATACCTTGCTTCACCTTATTACCTCCTCCACGATAAGCTCGTTATTGTTGATAGAAGATTTGTCGTAGAAGGCAGCACCAATTGGAGCGTATCAGCTTTAAAAGCCAACCACGAATCAGCCACTATCATCGATTCCCCGGCTCTTGCCCAGACTAAAACAATCCGCGTAAGAAACTTCCTTCTCGTAGGCATGGAAGGGGAAAAAGGGGATACTGAGAGAATTGACCGGCCTAAAGTAAAAGCGCCATTACCAGATACGCTCGAACTCCCGTTGGCGCTGCTGGAGGAAAAGAAATATTTCCCTACTATGCGGAAATGGGCCGATAACCGCAGTATAAGCGCATGTCTTCTTCTTATGGCAGAATCAGCCCGCATAGGCAAAAATGAATTCTTTCTTAATTTAGAGGACTTTGCCGCCCAGCTACAGATGCCTGAGGACTGGTCAGACACAGCCAAGCGCAGACAGGTCTTAAAAACCCTAAAGAGACTAACTAGTAAGTATGATCTAATAACCGCCACCTTCACACACGGTAAAGACGCCTATATAAAGCTCACTGATCTCCCAGGAGACACCTTTACCTCTTATTCCAGCATCCTTGATCCAGAGCTCCTTGCCAAAACATCCCCCACAGCAATAACAGTTTTACTAATAGATCTAACTGGAAAGGATTACACAGAAAAAGACCTGACCACCCGCTTCCACATCAGCATCAGGCAATATAAGAGAGGGAAGAAGGAATTGGAGGGGGTAGAGTAGTTTTTTGTAAGCTAAAACCGCGTAGGTTGCCGCTTTTAGGCATCCTACGCGGTTGGATATGGTTAAGAGTGGTGTTCTTTTTATTTCTTATGCCCTGCTTCTGCCTCACCCTGTAGGCAAGGTTTAAACCTTGCCTACAGGGTGAGGCAGAAGCAGGGCGCCTAAAAGATTTAGGGACTAGATGCAGCAATGGCTTAGATAGAGAGAAGAGGACAAACGAGAGCAGAAGTTGTTAAAAAAGTAATTTGTAGAGCCTAGACAATGACATAGAAACCGCGTAGGTTGCCGAAGGCATCCTACGCGGTTGGATAGGTTAAAAACCCCTAGTGTCATTGCGAGCGAAGCGAAGCAATCTCAAGCTATTGACTAATTACCCAAGGAGATGTAAAATAATCTTACTTAGAGGACAAAATGAACCTATCATTTAATAGAACTCTAGCCAGTTCCTATAAAAGTCCTTCGCAGAAAATCAGAGTCTTGACTGAAAATTGGGCAAGAAACAATATTTATTGCCCATCATGTGGCTCACCTATAAAGAACTACCAAAATAATCAACCTGTAGCCGACTTCCATTGCATTAACTGTCCAGAGCAATACGAGTTAAAGAGCAAAAAGGACGACATAGGCCTTAAAATACTTAATGGCGCATACAAAACAATGCTGGAGCGTTTAAGAAGCAGTCATAACCCGAATTTTTTCTTTCTCAGTTACGGCTTGGGCACATTAGAGGTATTAAATTTCCTAGTCATACCAAAACATTTCTTCATCCCAGAGATTATAGAAAAACGAAAGCCGCTAGCACCACATGCTCGTAGAGCTGGATGGGTCGGCTGCAATATCCTTTTGCAAAAAATCCCCCAAACAGGAAAGATATTCTTAATCAAAGATAAAAAAGTTAGGCCAAAGAAAACAGTGCTTGAAATCTGGCAAAAGACCCTTTTCCTCAGAGAAGAAACCCAGCCCGATGCAAAAGGCTGGATTCTGGATATAATGAATTGCATCGACGGTTTAGGAAAAAAGCTATTCTCACTAGATGAGATTTATTCCTTTGAAAACGACCTACAGCTAAAGCACCCTGATAATAAGCATATAAAAGATAAAATTAGGCAGCAACTCCAGCTCTTGAGAGACAGAGGTTACCTTGAATTCATTGGCAGAGGAAAATATAAGCT
This portion of the Candidatus Gorgyraea atricola genome encodes:
- a CDS encoding DpnI domain-containing protein, which gives rise to MNLSFNRTLASSYKSPSQKIRVLTENWARNNIYCPSCGSPIKNYQNNQPVADFHCINCPEQYELKSKKDDIGLKILNGAYKTMLERLRSSHNPNFFFLSYGLGTLEVLNFLVIPKHFFIPEIIEKRKPLAPHARRAGWVGCNILLQKIPQTGKIFLIKDKKVRPKKTVLEIWQKTLFLREETQPDAKGWILDIMNCIDGLGKKLFSLDEIYSFENDLQLKHPDNKHIKDKIRQQLQLLRDRGYLEFIGRGKYKLI
- a CDS encoding DUF3857 and transglutaminase domain-containing protein, which encodes MVVLKFMRFVLIIIAFLATFFPIYINISAFAIEPDEEDAYIVLLDESRKEIHEDGSYTSTIHVKYKILKEDALDWLGEKEIDYLSVTEKVEIIKALVIKPNGRKIRAKKIQDVSPYSGYPSYTDLKTKIITMRDMAVDDVLEFKYKIIARHSKMPGQTWGTFYFFDSAPMDVSRFILTAPVATQINIKSENLDIEPVITYSKDGATKTYTWERKDCPKVEQERMMPSVRDFCPYLTYSTIDDWQEIAIWFWDIAKDKMFATPQIAEAARGITASSENKKDKIRALMRYFQDNIRYVSMSFGLNAFEPHPAHEVFENKYGDCKDQAVLLIAMLKSLGIDGYPVLVRYGEKAYPLARVAPSPAQFSHMIVYTNIDGQDLWLDPLEEGIDLGEIPYSLTEERLFIIRPGGGEFIDIPEMPLDKMTYTIKRTFFLESDGSCTGMVESMPNSVNSASLRSTIEDYTAREMDRLKAAMLNRVAAGGKIIDTYITDPKDFSRPFSLMIKFESDSWAPTMGDFMILPSMSPMFENPFDLPEKERDFPVEYYNSSISREIIILNIPKGFHFEYIPKNYEKALPVCKYMLTSQVHNGRLVMISDSHWFPGKIPVKDYALVQDFFIDLQNEARKAIIIKKEEER
- a CDS encoding response regulator yields the protein MVVLEGGNGNSIKVLIVDDERLLIDNYMALLGSERYEFSTATDGSEAMDKLRRNHYDMLITDWCHPPGLDGIGLLREAKILNKDIVVILISGYLSDEGINRAKELGCFAYGSKPFHLKKLRTVITKAFAERKRYLR
- a CDS encoding virulence protein RhuM/Fic/DOC family protein — its product is MDKIKNAPRGEIAIYQTGDKEIKIDVALEQDTVWLSQKQMSLLFQKDIRTVNEHILNVFNEKELEKKSVIRKFRITASDGKSYNTNMYSLDVVISVGYRVKSQNGTRFRIWATNVLKRHLIDGYTLNERRLKEKSEKLDALQRSIKLVGSIKTRKELDYKEAVGLLDVISDYSYGLGLLDDYDNKKLKITKTTAEEKFRLDYEGAIKAVEDLKRKFGSSSIFGKEKDRSFKSSIDTIYQTFDNKELYPSVEEKAANLLYFIVKNHSFVDGNKRIAASIFLWFLEKNKILYRGDGSKRLADNALVALTLMMAESNPSERDIILKLAVNLINRDN
- a CDS encoding phospholipase D-like domain-containing protein; protein product: MKQLFLKLSLLILLITPASSYAADFHAAQVADISDRKYESAIIELLDGAKESILISMYVMSPTTEPVALLLNDLKEALERGVTVEIYLNTRFKSDNTFKLTKHFKDLERSGAKIYLASPYYLLHDKLVIVDRRFVVEGSTNWSVSALKANHESATIIDSPALAQTKTIRVRNFLLVGMEGEKGDTERIDRPKVKAPLPDTLELPLALLEEKKYFPTMRKWADNRSISACLLLMAESARIGKNEFFLNLEDFAAQLQMPEDWSDTAKRRQVLKTLKRLTSKYDLITATFTHGKDAYIKLTDLPGDTFTSYSSILDPELLAKTSPTAITVLLIDLTGKDYTEKDLTTRFHISIRQYKRGKKELEGVE